Proteins encoded within one genomic window of Citrobacter amalonaticus Y19:
- a CDS encoding glycosyltransferase, translated as MMNSTNRLSVIIPLYNAGNDFKACMESLIAQTWTALEIIIVNDGSTDNSVDIAKYYAENYSHVRLLHQANAGASVARNRGMEVATGKYIAFVDADDLVYPHMYETLMTMALEDDLDVAQCNADWSERDTGVTWQSIPTDRIRSTGVLTGPDWLRMALSSRRWTHVVWMGVYRRDVIEKNNIRFIPGLHHQDIVWTTEFMFNTLRARYTEESLYKYFLHNNSVSRLKRQGNKNLNYQRHYIKITRLLEKLNRNYADRITIYPEFHQQITYEALRVCHSVRKEPDILTRQRMIAEIFTSGMYKRMVMNVRSAKVAYQTLLWSLRLYQWRDKTRSHHRTARQTLNLG; from the coding sequence ATGATGAATAGTACAAACAGACTCAGTGTTATTATTCCGTTATATAATGCGGGTAATGATTTTAAAGCCTGCATGGAATCTCTCATCGCGCAAACATGGACTGCCCTGGAAATTATTATTGTAAATGATGGGTCAACGGATAATTCTGTTGATATAGCAAAGTATTACGCCGAAAACTATTCCCATGTCCGACTGTTGCACCAGGCGAATGCCGGCGCTTCGGTTGCCCGTAACCGCGGGATGGAGGTGGCGACCGGCAAGTACATCGCGTTTGTCGATGCGGATGACCTTGTCTACCCACACATGTACGAAACGCTGATGACAATGGCGCTGGAAGACGATCTTGACGTCGCACAGTGCAATGCCGACTGGAGCGAGCGGGATACCGGCGTGACCTGGCAATCTATTCCAACCGACCGTATCCGCTCAACCGGCGTATTAACGGGTCCGGACTGGTTGCGTATGGCGCTCTCTTCTCGTCGCTGGACCCATGTGGTGTGGATGGGTGTTTACCGTCGGGATGTGATTGAAAAGAATAACATCCGCTTTATTCCCGGATTGCATCATCAGGATATTGTGTGGACCACAGAGTTTATGTTTAACACGCTGCGTGCGCGTTATACCGAAGAATCCTTGTATAAGTATTTTCTGCATAATAATTCTGTCAGCCGACTGAAACGTCAGGGTAATAAAAATCTGAACTATCAGCGGCATTACATTAAGATCACCCGCTTATTAGAGAAGCTGAACCGGAATTATGCCGACCGGATTACGATCTATCCTGAATTTCATCAACAAATAACGTACGAAGCGTTGCGTGTTTGTCATTCCGTGCGCAAAGAGCCGGATATTTTGACGCGCCAGCGAATGATTGCCGAGATTTTTACCTCGGGGATGTATAAACGTATGGTGATGAACGTGCGTAGCGCCAAGGTCGCCTATCAGACGTTACTGTGGTCATTACGATTGTACCAATGGCGCGACAAAACGCGTTCGCACCATCGTACCGCGCGTCAAACGCTTAACCTGGGTTAG
- the tdh gene encoding L-threonine 3-dehydrogenase: MKALSKLKAEEGIWMTDVPEPEVGHNDLLIKIRKTAICGTDVHIYNWDEWSQKTIPVPMVVGHEYVGEVVGIGQEVKGFKIGDRVSGEGHITCGHCRNCRGGRTHLCRNTTGVGVNRPGCFAEYLVIPAFNAFKIPDNISDDLASIFDPFGNAVHTALSFDLVGEDVLVSGAGPIGIMAAAVAKHVGARNVVITDVNEYRLELARKMGITRAVNVSKESLSDVMEELGMTEGFDVGLEMSGAPPAFRAMLDTMNHGGRIAMLGIPPSDMSIDWTKVIFKGLFIKGIYGREMFETWYKMAALIQSGLDLSPIITHRFSIDEFQKGFDAMRSGQSGKVILSWN; the protein is encoded by the coding sequence ATGAAAGCGTTATCCAAACTGAAAGCGGAAGAGGGCATCTGGATGACCGACGTTCCGGAACCGGAAGTCGGCCACAACGATTTGCTGATTAAAATCCGTAAAACAGCCATCTGCGGCACTGACGTTCACATCTATAACTGGGATGAGTGGTCGCAAAAAACCATCCCGGTTCCTATGGTTGTCGGCCATGAGTACGTTGGCGAAGTGGTCGGTATCGGTCAGGAAGTGAAAGGCTTTAAGATCGGCGACCGCGTGTCTGGCGAAGGTCACATCACCTGCGGACACTGCCGTAACTGTCGTGGCGGACGCACCCACCTGTGCCGTAATACCACGGGCGTGGGCGTGAACCGTCCGGGCTGTTTCGCCGAATATCTGGTGATCCCGGCGTTCAACGCGTTCAAAATTCCGGACAATATCTCTGATGATCTGGCCTCCATCTTTGACCCGTTTGGCAATGCGGTACACACGGCGCTGTCATTCGACCTGGTCGGCGAAGATGTGCTGGTGTCGGGTGCCGGTCCGATTGGCATCATGGCGGCTGCGGTGGCGAAGCACGTGGGTGCGCGCAACGTGGTGATCACCGACGTTAACGAGTACCGCCTTGAGCTGGCGCGTAAGATGGGCATCACCCGTGCGGTCAACGTGTCAAAAGAGAGCCTGAGCGACGTGATGGAAGAACTGGGCATGACCGAAGGGTTTGACGTCGGTCTGGAGATGTCCGGCGCGCCGCCAGCCTTCCGGGCGATGCTGGACACCATGAACCACGGTGGCCGGATTGCCATGCTGGGTATTCCTCCCTCGGACATGTCTATCGACTGGACAAAAGTGATCTTTAAGGGGCTGTTCATTAAAGGCATTTACGGTCGCGAGATGTTCGAAACCTGGTACAAGATGGCTGCGCTGATACAATCTGGTCTGGATTTGTCACCAATCATCACCCATCGCTTCTCGATTGATGAGTTCCAGAAAGGCTTTGACGCAATGCGTTCAGGCCAGTCCGGGAAAGTCATTCTCAGCTGGAATTAA
- the kbl gene encoding glycine C-acetyltransferase — MRGDFYKQLTNDLQTARAEGLFKEERIITSAQQADITVADGSHVINFCANNYLGLANHPELIAAAKAGMDSHGFGMASVRFICGTQDSHKQLEQKLAAFLGMEDAILYSSCFDANGGLFETLLGAEDAIISDALNHASIIDGVRLCKAKRFRYANNDMQELEARLQEAREAGARHVLIATDGVFSMDGVIANLKGVCDLADKYNALVMVDDSHAVGFVGENGRGSHEYCDVMGRVDIITGTLGKALGGASGGYTAARKEVVEWLRQRSRPYLFSNSLAPAIVAASIKVLEMVESGGELRDRLWANARQFREQMSAAGFTLAGADHAIIPVMLGDAVVAQDFARELQKEGIYVTGFFYPVVPKGQARIRTQMSAAHTPEQITRAVEAFTRIGKQLGVIA; from the coding sequence ATGCGTGGGGATTTTTACAAACAGTTAACTAACGATCTGCAAACCGCCCGTGCGGAAGGATTGTTTAAAGAAGAGCGCATTATCACATCTGCTCAGCAGGCAGATATCACCGTGGCGGATGGTAGCCACGTCATTAACTTCTGTGCCAACAACTACCTGGGGCTGGCGAACCATCCGGAGCTGATTGCCGCGGCGAAAGCCGGTATGGACTCTCATGGATTTGGGATGGCGTCGGTGCGCTTTATCTGTGGCACCCAGGACAGCCATAAACAGCTGGAACAAAAACTGGCTGCGTTCCTCGGCATGGAAGATGCCATTCTTTACTCTTCCTGTTTTGATGCCAACGGCGGTCTGTTTGAAACGTTGCTGGGGGCTGAAGATGCGATTATCTCTGACGCGCTGAACCATGCCTCCATCATTGACGGTGTGCGTCTGTGTAAAGCGAAGCGCTTCCGCTATGCCAACAACGATATGCAGGAACTGGAAGCCCGTCTGCAAGAGGCGCGCGAAGCCGGGGCTCGTCATGTGCTGATTGCTACCGACGGCGTGTTCTCAATGGACGGTGTGATAGCCAACCTGAAGGGCGTATGCGATCTGGCAGATAAATACAACGCGCTGGTGATGGTCGATGACTCTCATGCCGTGGGGTTTGTTGGTGAGAACGGCCGTGGTTCCCACGAATATTGCGATGTGATGGGCCGTGTGGACATTATCACCGGGACGCTGGGTAAAGCGCTTGGCGGGGCTTCTGGCGGCTATACCGCCGCGCGCAAAGAGGTGGTTGAGTGGCTGCGTCAGCGCTCTCGCCCCTATCTGTTCTCCAACTCGCTGGCGCCGGCGATTGTCGCCGCGTCCATCAAAGTGCTGGAGATGGTCGAGTCTGGCGGTGAATTGCGCGATCGCCTGTGGGCAAACGCACGCCAGTTTCGTGAGCAAATGTCTGCCGCCGGGTTCACCCTGGCCGGTGCCGATCACGCGATTATCCCGGTAATGCTGGGCGATGCGGTCGTTGCACAAGACTTTGCCCGCGAGCTGCAAAAAGAGGGCATTTACGTCACAGGATTCTTCTATCCGGTTGTTCCGAAAGGTCAGGCGCGCATTCGTACTCAGATGTCTGCGGCGCACACCCCGGAACAAATCACCCGCGCGGTGGAGGCCTTCACCCGCATTGGTAAACAACTGGGCGTTATTGCCTGA
- the rfaD gene encoding ADP-glyceromanno-heptose 6-epimerase encodes MIIVTGGAGFIGSNIVKSLNDKGITDILVVDNLKDGTKFVNLVDLNIADYMDKEDFLIQIMAGEEFGEIEAIFHEGACSSTTEWDGKYMMDNNYQYSKELLHYCLEREIPFLYASSAATYGGRTSDFIESREYEKPLNVYGYSKFLFDEYVRQILPEANSQIVGFRYFNVYGPREGHKGSMASVAFHLNTQLNNGETPKLFEGSENFKRDFVYVGDVADVNLWFWENGVSGIFNLGTGRAESFQAVADAALAYHKKSELEYIPFPEKLKGRYQAFTQADLTNLRAAGYDKPFKTVAEGVTEYMAWLNRDA; translated from the coding sequence ATGATCATCGTTACCGGCGGCGCGGGCTTTATCGGCAGCAACATCGTTAAATCCCTGAATGATAAAGGCATTACCGATATTCTGGTGGTGGACAACCTGAAAGACGGCACCAAGTTTGTTAACCTGGTGGATCTGAACATTGCCGACTACATGGATAAAGAAGATTTCTTAATCCAGATTATGGCGGGCGAAGAGTTCGGCGAGATCGAAGCGATTTTCCACGAAGGAGCCTGCTCTTCCACTACCGAGTGGGACGGCAAGTACATGATGGATAACAACTATCAGTACTCCAAAGAGCTGCTTCATTACTGCCTGGAGCGCGAAATTCCGTTCCTGTATGCCTCTTCCGCGGCCACCTATGGCGGTCGTACTTCTGACTTCATCGAATCCCGCGAATATGAGAAACCGCTGAACGTCTACGGCTACTCCAAATTCCTGTTTGACGAGTACGTGCGTCAGATCCTGCCAGAAGCCAATTCACAGATCGTCGGATTCCGTTACTTCAACGTCTACGGACCGCGTGAAGGCCATAAAGGCAGCATGGCGAGCGTGGCGTTTCATCTCAACACGCAACTCAATAATGGTGAAACGCCGAAGCTGTTTGAAGGCAGCGAAAACTTCAAGCGCGACTTCGTGTACGTCGGCGATGTAGCAGACGTCAACCTGTGGTTCTGGGAAAACGGCGTCTCCGGTATCTTTAACCTGGGCACTGGCCGTGCAGAATCCTTCCAGGCTGTAGCCGATGCCGCGCTGGCGTACCATAAGAAAAGCGAGCTTGAGTACATTCCATTCCCGGAAAAACTAAAAGGTCGCTACCAGGCATTTACTCAGGCCGATCTGACCAACCTGCGCGCGGCGGGCTACGATAAGCCCTTCAAGACCGTTGCCGAAGGCGTAACAGAATATATGGCCTGGCTGAACCGCGACGCGTAA
- the rfaF gene encoding ADP-heptose--LPS heptosyltransferase RfaF, which translates to MKILVIGPSWVGDMMMSQSLYRTLKARYPQAIIDVMAPAWCRPLLSRMPEVNEAIAMPLGHGALELGERRKLGHSLREKRYDRAYVLPNSFKSALVPFFAGIPHRTGWRGEMRYGLLNDARVLDKDAWPLMVERYVALAYDKGVMRTAKDLPQPLLWPQLQVSEGEKSLTCSAFSLSDERPMIGFCPGAEFGPAKRWPHYHYAELAKQLIDEGYQIVLFGSAKDHEAGNEIQATLSNEQQAWCRNLAGETQLEQAVILIGACKAVVTNDSGLMHVAAALNRPLVALYGPSSPDFTPPLSHKARVIRLITGYHKVRKGDAAEGYHQSLIDITPARVLEELNSLLLQEEA; encoded by the coding sequence ATGAAGATACTGGTGATTGGCCCGTCATGGGTGGGCGACATGATGATGTCGCAAAGTCTCTATCGCACGCTCAAGGCGCGCTATCCCCAGGCGATAATCGACGTGATGGCACCGGCATGGTGTCGTCCGTTGTTATCGCGGATGCCGGAAGTCAACGAGGCGATTGCTATGCCGCTCGGTCATGGCGCACTCGAACTCGGCGAACGCCGCAAACTCGGTCACAGCCTGCGTGAAAAACGCTACGACCGGGCTTATGTACTGCCCAACTCGTTTAAATCCGCTCTGGTTCCTTTTTTTGCTGGTATCCCTCACCGTACGGGCTGGCGCGGCGAAATGCGCTACGGCTTGCTTAACGACGCGCGCGTACTGGATAAAGACGCCTGGCCCTTAATGGTCGAGCGCTACGTGGCGCTGGCCTACGACAAAGGCGTGATGCGTACGGCAAAAGATCTGCCGCAGCCGCTGTTGTGGCCGCAACTGCAGGTGAGCGAAGGTGAGAAATCATTGACCTGTAGCGCGTTTTCGCTTTCTGACGAACGCCCGATGATTGGCTTTTGCCCCGGTGCAGAGTTCGGTCCGGCAAAACGCTGGCCGCACTACCACTATGCAGAGCTGGCGAAACAGCTCATTGATGAAGGCTATCAGATTGTGCTGTTTGGCTCGGCGAAAGATCATGAGGCCGGAAACGAAATTCAGGCAACGCTAAGTAACGAACAGCAGGCCTGGTGCCGTAATCTGGCAGGCGAAACACAACTGGAACAGGCGGTCATATTGATTGGCGCGTGTAAGGCCGTTGTCACCAACGATTCTGGTCTGATGCACGTCGCTGCAGCGCTGAACCGTCCGCTGGTCGCGCTGTATGGGCCGAGCAGCCCGGATTTTACCCCTCCGCTGTCACATAAAGCGCGCGTGATTCGCCTGATTACGGGCTACCACAAAGTGCGTAAAGGTGATGCCGCCGAGGGCTATCATCAGAGCCTGATCGACATTACGCCTGCGCGCGTGCTGGAAGAACTCAACAGTCTGTTACTGCAAGAGGAAGCCTGA
- the rfaC gene encoding lipopolysaccharide heptosyltransferase RfaC, whose translation MRVLIVKTSSMGDVLHTLPALTDAQQAIPGIQFDWVVEEGFAQIPSWHAAVNRVIPVAIRRWRKAWFSAPIKAERKAFRDAVQAERYDAIIDAQGLVKSAALVTRLAQGTKHGMDWQTAREPLASLFYNRRHHIARQQHAVERTRELFAKSLGYQQPTSQGDYAIAQHFLTFGNTDEQPYAVFLHATTRDDKHWPESNWRALIGLLADSGVSIKLPWGAPHEEARAKRLSEGFAHVEVLPRMTLEGVARVLAGAKFVVSVDTGLSHLTAALDRPNVTLYGPTDPGLIGGYGKNQVACRAPGNQLAMLSADSVRDKLTSLL comes from the coding sequence ATGCGGGTTCTGATCGTCAAAACATCCTCCATGGGCGATGTGCTGCATACGCTGCCCGCGCTCACGGATGCGCAACAGGCCATCCCGGGAATTCAGTTTGACTGGGTGGTTGAAGAAGGATTTGCACAGATACCGTCCTGGCATGCCGCCGTGAACCGCGTCATCCCCGTGGCGATTCGCCGCTGGCGTAAAGCCTGGTTTTCCGCACCCATTAAAGCGGAACGCAAAGCCTTTCGTGACGCCGTACAGGCCGAACGCTATGACGCCATCATCGATGCCCAAGGGCTGGTGAAAAGTGCGGCGCTGGTCACGCGTCTGGCGCAGGGAACAAAACACGGCATGGACTGGCAAACCGCGCGTGAACCGCTGGCCAGTCTGTTCTATAATCGCCGCCATCACATCGCCAGACAGCAGCATGCCGTAGAGCGTACGCGTGAACTGTTTGCAAAAAGCCTGGGCTATCAGCAACCGACGTCGCAAGGCGATTACGCCATCGCGCAGCATTTCCTTACCTTCGGAAATACGGATGAACAGCCCTATGCGGTATTTTTGCATGCCACTACGCGCGATGATAAGCACTGGCCGGAGTCGAACTGGCGAGCGTTAATCGGTCTGTTGGCTGACAGTGGGGTAAGCATTAAATTGCCCTGGGGGGCGCCTCATGAAGAAGCACGGGCGAAGAGGTTATCGGAAGGATTCGCTCACGTTGAGGTATTACCGCGAATGACGCTGGAAGGTGTTGCTCGTGTGCTGGCAGGGGCAAAATTTGTCGTTTCAGTCGATACGGGGTTAAGCCATCTGACCGCCGCACTCGATCGACCCAATGTCACGTTGTACGGTCCTACCGATCCGGGGCTCATTGGGGGTTATGGGAAGAACCAGGTGGCGTGTCGCGCGCCAGGAAATCAATTAGCCATGTTAAGTGCTGATTCCGTCCGCGACAAGCTCACATCATTATTATAA
- a CDS encoding O-antigen ligase family protein, with protein sequence MPTLSLISPWRRYATKTSSALEITTYLLCTITLIVALFDNTLSMKLYNVTAILGLLALLLRGKPESYSVQYWLLPLAIFIIGTLDVAWYSAFKVDHSPFRATYHSYLNTAKIFLFGAFLTLLALTSRIRFKKELPLYILYSLSFFIAGYAYYIKTTTGIIRLDFGIGSATGAAYSIMFVGIVSGISILYSQRKHPVLFLLNAIATFYALALTQTRSTLLIFPVICALSLVAGYIKSPKKLFFSVIGFFIALVVLVALFSQPIYKRYHEGVSDLTRYSQGNSKSSLGARLAMYEIGFDIFKEAPLAARSADTRAQRMKELASENKYLQGALEFSNVHLHNEFIEAASLKGIAGVLSTLLFYVALFFTVYYHRSLGLFALTLAIIGTGLSDVILWSRSVPIIIITAIVLMLFLKKNRLHDEIAPQ encoded by the coding sequence ATGCCAACCTTGAGTCTTATAAGTCCGTGGCGTCGCTACGCCACGAAGACGTCTTCAGCACTGGAAATCACAACCTATTTGCTCTGCACCATCACGCTGATTGTTGCCCTGTTTGATAATACGCTGAGCATGAAGCTCTATAATGTCACCGCAATACTGGGTCTGTTAGCGCTACTTTTGCGCGGTAAACCGGAAAGCTATTCGGTACAGTACTGGTTGCTGCCGCTCGCTATTTTTATCATCGGCACGCTGGACGTCGCCTGGTATTCCGCCTTTAAGGTTGATCATTCTCCCTTTCGCGCGACTTACCACAGTTACCTGAATACCGCGAAGATCTTTCTTTTTGGCGCTTTTCTTACCCTGCTTGCGTTAACGTCAAGAATTCGCTTTAAGAAAGAATTACCGCTTTATATCCTGTATTCGCTGTCATTTTTTATCGCGGGATATGCATATTATATAAAAACCACCACCGGTATAATTCGTCTTGATTTCGGCATTGGTTCGGCCACCGGCGCAGCCTACTCTATTATGTTTGTCGGGATTGTCAGCGGTATTTCGATTCTCTACAGCCAACGGAAGCACCCAGTATTATTTTTACTGAATGCCATTGCGACATTCTATGCCCTGGCACTTACCCAGACGCGCTCCACCCTGCTGATCTTCCCGGTAATCTGTGCGCTGTCGTTGGTCGCCGGGTATATCAAGTCGCCCAAGAAACTTTTCTTTTCAGTGATCGGCTTTTTCATCGCGCTGGTTGTGTTGGTTGCCCTGTTCAGTCAGCCGATTTATAAACGCTACCACGAAGGTGTCTCGGATCTGACGCGCTATAGCCAGGGCAATAGCAAGAGTTCTCTGGGCGCGCGACTGGCGATGTATGAAATTGGCTTCGACATCTTTAAAGAGGCTCCGCTTGCGGCAAGGTCAGCCGATACACGGGCCCAGCGGATGAAAGAACTCGCAAGTGAAAACAAATACCTGCAAGGCGCACTGGAGTTTTCGAATGTCCACTTACACAACGAGTTTATCGAAGCTGCTTCCCTGAAAGGGATCGCCGGGGTACTGTCGACGCTATTATTCTATGTCGCGCTGTTCTTTACGGTCTATTACCACCGTTCGCTGGGACTCTTTGCATTAACGTTAGCGATCATCGGAACGGGGCTCAGTGATGTTATTCTCTGGTCGCGTAGCGTACCCATCATCATCATAACCGCGATCGTTCTGATGCTCTTCCTCAAGAAGAACAGATTACACGACGAGATTGCGCCACAATAA
- a CDS encoding glycosyltransferase family 9 protein, translated as MGLGAFHKKKRYCINKIKINFLSFFFSRKKNKKINAENIQTCLLIHDNNKLGDLIVLSSLYRELSNRGVKLSILTTATGKAFLSGNSKIHQFYIKKSNAISDVLALRKQLSGESFDIVLDPFETMPSFSHSVLLSGVRHSHILGFDKWYKRYYTVYHPHDEMLTAHMCTRANEILRHFYGDERNEFDVSYDLPLPESVEKEVLNFVGDSKIIIINALGAKKICRLSDEQISSIYSHLCEHYPEYRIIFTGLAEDIRSIPLSGIESLPFKEFIYTVALTKFSQYVISVDTALVHIASAYEIPTLALYPNARQTTYPSHLIWAPNNCNALQVVSPTYTVKDISLDVLAESVEDLLSKRQK; from the coding sequence ATGGGTTTAGGTGCTTTCCATAAGAAAAAAAGATACTGCATTAATAAAATTAAGATTAATTTTTTGTCTTTTTTCTTCTCCCGGAAAAAGAATAAAAAAATTAATGCAGAAAATATTCAGACCTGCTTGCTGATCCATGATAACAACAAGTTAGGTGATTTAATTGTTTTGAGCTCGCTGTATCGTGAACTGTCTAATCGTGGCGTCAAACTGTCAATTTTAACCACGGCAACGGGAAAAGCATTTCTCTCTGGTAATAGCAAAATACACCAATTTTATATTAAAAAATCAAATGCTATCAGTGATGTCCTGGCATTACGAAAACAACTTTCCGGCGAGTCCTTCGACATCGTACTTGACCCTTTTGAAACCATGCCCTCCTTTAGTCATAGCGTGTTGTTGTCTGGTGTCAGACACTCGCATATCCTGGGTTTTGACAAGTGGTATAAACGTTACTACACCGTCTACCATCCGCATGATGAGATGTTAACGGCGCATATGTGTACGCGGGCAAATGAGATACTGCGGCATTTTTATGGCGATGAACGTAATGAATTTGATGTGAGTTATGATTTACCGTTGCCGGAGTCGGTTGAAAAAGAGGTTCTGAACTTTGTCGGCGACTCAAAAATAATTATTATCAATGCGCTAGGCGCAAAAAAAATCTGTCGATTATCCGATGAACAGATTAGTTCGATTTATTCGCATCTCTGTGAGCATTACCCGGAATACAGGATTATCTTTACTGGTTTAGCCGAAGACATTCGGTCTATTCCGCTGTCGGGTATTGAATCACTTCCCTTTAAGGAATTCATTTATACCGTCGCACTGACAAAATTCAGTCAGTACGTGATCTCAGTAGACACCGCACTGGTCCATATTGCATCGGCATATGAAATCCCCACGCTCGCACTTTATCCGAATGCGCGACAAACGACCTACCCCTCGCATCTTATCTGGGCACCGAACAACTGCAATGCGTTACAGGTGGTCTCTCCGACATATACGGTGAAGGATATAAGCCTGGACGTTCTGGCTGAATCGGTCGAGGATTTGTTGTCAAAACGTCAGAAGTGA